The following DNA comes from Brassica oleracea var. oleracea cultivar TO1000 chromosome C5, BOL, whole genome shotgun sequence.
ATGTGTGTCATATCCACTATGTGTCTTTGAGCGTAAACAAAAGATACAAAGTGTCTCTGAGTGTAAACATCTCTATATTTATCTCTGGGCAAGTGTGGAATAACATAAGAATCTCTAAACCCACGTGGTCAGTACCAAATATTCTCTCGCACAGGACAGCTCTTCCACGTCATTCTTTGACGTCCTGGTTATTCGTCCTCAACGGGAATCCCACTTTGGATAGATTACATTCTTGGGGTTATGACATCGGCAAAACTTGCATTCTATGTGGTCTCCATGAAGAGACAATAAATTACTTGTTTTTCGACTGTCATTACTCTCTATATATTTGGAAAGATCTTATGGTGAAGCTAGGGATTTTCAATGCCCCTCATTCGTGGCCAACTCTGATTCAGTGGCTGATCTCAAATTCTGGATCTACCACCTTGAAGGTGGCTATTTTTCAAGCTTAGCAAGGAGCAATCCATGTTATATGGGATGGGCGGAACAGCCGTTATCATGACGGGATTACAATGCCTCCTCACAAGACTTTTAATTCCTTGGTTTCTCTGCTAAGAAACAAGGCTACTGCTCTGGTAAATCTTAGACGTTGTACCGGGGATCCACCCCAGCAATTCTGGTAGGGAGACTAGAGCCCTAAGTAGATTTGGATTTATTCTGCTGCCTCTTTACTTTTCTTTGTTTTTGTACTAACTTGCTGCCTCTTTCATATTTTCTCTTATTAATGAAAGCCTTTTAACATTTTTTATGTTAATCTTCCAAAGATTTTGTTTATATATCAAATTTCTTCGATTTATTAATTTTTCTTTAATTATTTACTAAATTTAATAATTATTTCTATTTTTATTTTGAAAGAAACATATTTTGGGTATTGATTTGACATTTTCTGCTTTAACATTTTTTGCTGCTTTAAAATAATATGTGGATATTTTCAATAATTTATAGCCTCAACTTATATATATTATATGTTATTTGTGAATAATTTCAATAGCATACAACCTAAATTTTAAAAATCATATATTATAAATTTATATAGCTATAATTGTTTGGAAGTCTTGCATTTTAATTAATTATTATATTTTATAATTATTTTAGGGAAATACTCTAGGATAGCACTAAAAAGGCTTCTATCACAAAAATAGACTCTAAGAATCAAAATGACCAAAATATTTCATTAAAGAGGTAAATATACACTTATACCTCTAGGGTTAACTAATCCAAACCTTAGGGTTTAGAGTTAGGAGATGGGGATTTGGGTTTGAGGTTTAAAATTTTATAAAATAGAAAATAAATATTAAAAATTTGAAAATAAAAATTTTAAAAATAGTTTCAAAAAGTATTTTCAAATTACAAAAAAAATTGAAAAATAAATAAAAAAGATTTTCGAAAAAAAAATTCAAAAAAGTAATAAAAAAGTCGAATTTGAAAACATATAATCGAAAACTATAAAAAAAATTATTTTTTTAATTTTTTTATATATCTAGAGTATTAGTGTCCTTTTACCTATTAAATGAAATATTTTGGTCATTTTCCTCCTTGTGATCTATTTCTTGTGACCAAAACTTGAAAATAGTCTATTTATGAGAATTGCCCATTATTTTATATTAAATTTCGAAATAATGATATAGATATTAAGTTAACATATTTATAATTTTTTACTTTGTTAGTTTACCTTGTTAGATAGTAATTTCTATTTTATTTTGAAATATTGATATTTTTAGAAATAGCAATCTAAAATGCTGATTTGTAACAGTACGATTGGTGGTTTTAAATCCTATGTGGACGCCTTTGATAGCTTATAGCCTCAACTTTTAAATAGTATAGATTGATTACAAAATAAATGTTACTCTCCAAAAATGATTCTCTATTAATAAGAAAAGGATATTATAGTGCTTATAACAGTCTTTCTATTTGTATAACAACGCTTGATTTTTTTTTTAGCGTTTGTCAATTTAAAAACGTTATGTTTGTTAAGGCGGGAAAATAAAGAAATTTAGCTGCTTAATTTGTTACAATAAGGTATGTTCTCGTTCAATCGTTCTTCTTTGTTCTATCTCATTGAGAAAAAAATAACAATTATCTCTTGATCATTCACTCTCTCTCTCTGGCCCCAAAATCAATATCGAAACACTCGGTTGACTCAATGACAATAGCCGGCAGCCGCAACGAGTTGTCGAATCAAATGGAGGTGGGGTTAGATTCGTTTCAGAGACAAGTCGCGGAAAGGTTTATCGATCTAACTGCAGGAGAATGATAATGAGAATCCAAGCACGGCTGCTTCAAGCGCTTAAGCCATGGAATTGGAGAAGCCGAAGGCAAAGCAGAACAAGGAAGGAATTAGTTACATCAACAGCCGCGAAGCCATGGACTCATCAGCTCGTCTCTAGAATCCTTCGCTCCTTACCCAGATTCTTCTTCAATTCCCCACTTTCCATCGGTCGGCAAAAGGGTTTTCGTCACCGGTCACTTTAAAGCAGAGAAACCTCCGTGAAGAATCAGTCCGACAAAGAAAGCTTCACCTTTTTCTTCATGATTATGTTGCACAGTAGCCGAGTATGTCTGATTCTGTTTTTCGTTCTAATGAGGGTAGTGAAATTGAATTGTACATCAAGATTGGTCTGATGAGAATGATGTCAAGACGCTGTATTATAATGTATTGAAGCATCAGGAAAGGAAGTGTCTTCACAAAACAACGAGGAGGTACTTCTGAACTTTAAAAATTGACTTTTTTATTGAGCTCTATTCTCGTTTCTATCACATTTTGACAAGTTGGGATTAGTTTGTTTGAGTTACAGTGCAGTGTCTTATCTATTGTGGCAAAGGATGAATTTTTATTCGGTTTATCTTTTAGCGTAATGCACATTTTGTTTTTGCATATTCCAGATCTTGGGAAATGGTTTGACGCCATCTGCAGCTGATGTTGCTGTGTATGCAGATTTGCATTCTTCAGTGGTAATGACTGTTATAATGTTCTTGTTATATGTCGTTTCTGTGACATCTTTGTTTTGTTCCTTTTATCTTTTGCTGAAGGCGAAGACAGCGATGATGTTGAGAAGGAGATTTCTAGGCAAGCTTCCAAAACCAAGTCTGTTAAGGAAGTACGTTTCCCAATCTCACTCTGTTTCTTAGTTTTAGATTCTGCTAAGTAGTTAAAAGGTGTTGTGTTGAATTAGACTGAGGAGTAGCATAACAAGGCGAGAGTCGTTGTCTTAGTTTAGATCAGTCCTTGTCAAATGTTCTGAATGACAAATGCTTTTTGTTTCTTATGGTCTTGTTTTCTTTGAGGTCTTGAAGGGTATTGTAAGAAATGGATAACATCAGTGGATTGCCTAATGAACTGTTGGTGAGGGTACTATCGTTAGTTCCAACATTCACTGTTTGTACTTATGGATTTTATCGACAAGAACCTGCCATTACATAGAGCTCCTGTCATAGAAAACTTGTGTCTTTCTTTATGAGAGTCAAGGGTGGGTTCAGATTGCTGTATATCGCTATCTACGTAAGCTGGACGTTTCTTATTCTTTGGTTAAGAAAGAAAACATGGTTCCCAACAGCTTGTTTACTTGCAAAACACTTGTGATCTTGAAACCTTGAACCAATACATGTCTTTTCATTTGTATAACATAATTCTACTTTCATATGTTTTTGTGATCAGATTGTTTTGAATATTGAGTGAGTGATTTGGTTTCGTTGCGGACCGGTTCTAGATTGTCAGTACCTGATTTTTTTTCTATGATATAATATTTGGCAATTAAATATCTGAAATTACCGAAATGTATTCGAAAAGCCAAAAGTATAATTAAAATCCAAAATTTAAAACATATTTATGAAAAACCAAAAGTATAATTAATAACATACTTTACTCTCAAACTGTATACTTTAAAATTTACCATAATTATATAACCTAATCATACTCCAGAATTCTAGTTTTAATTAACAAAAAAAAATTATTTTTTCACAGTTATAACCGGTTGTAATTTTTTTAAATTTCATTTTATAAATTTATTTTTTGTTTATTTGTATGTGGTAATTTGTATTTTTTTTTAAATAACAACATCCTAAACCCTAAACCCTAAACCTTAAACCTTAAACATAAATTTTAAAAATTCAATCTTTTCATAATATAACTTCAATCTTAAACTTAAACTCAAAATTTAATCATTTAAAAATTAGAATCTCAAACTTAAAAACTTCGAACACTAAATATACACTCTAAATCTAATACCCTAAACCCCAAACCTGAACCCAACATATAAAGTCTTTAGTCTAATCTAATATTTTTAACATCAAGTCTTAAATTTAAAAGATCCTAATTTTATACTATCCAATGCGTACAAAAGTTAATTTTCAAATTTTAAATCTTAACCTTTTATTATATATATATATATATACCTCAAATCATATATTATCATTACTTTACATTAAACCATATCACATATTTCAAATGCTATATCACAGACATTAACATTTAAATAAAAACTGAATTTTAATGATGAAACCAAAATATAAAATCATATTTTTGTATTATCTAACATAGAAATTACTATACAAATCTACTAAGAGATAAAACAACATAAAATAGAAATAAAAATTGTCATTGACCTACCGGGATCACATTCTTTACCATTGGATTAGATTTAATTTAACAGACCAAATCTAACAATACTCTCTCTTTCTTTTTTTTTTCTCCGTGTCGACCGACTTTTTGACTATCTCTTTGCCTTTATTTTCTTTTTCTTTCTGAAAACTAGTCTATCTATAGATTCTCTCTCAATCTTTAATATCTCTATCAACAAATTCAAAACTTATTTTCTTCTTCCTCAGTCATCTCCTTCAACTTTGTTTCAATCAAAGCAGATTCTTCAAGCCATGGCTGGAGGAAGACATGACAACAACGCTGGATCTGTCTCTCTATTAGTTTGAATCTAATTTTATTTGTTTTGTTTTTAGGGTCGATTCAACACATGAGAGGCTGAAGAAGATGATGGTACATCCGCTCGTCACCACCACCATCGCTTCTCAGATCCATCCGTCTTCACCGGGGTCATGTTCTCATAGAAAGTCCTTGTCTTTGATCGGCCATTCAAAGGAGATATCTTGCCGGAGTCGGAACGAGCCGGAGTCGAAGCGGGAGTCGAGTCGGAGCTGTGTCGGATTATGTATGCGGAGGAAGACGGTGAGATGATGACACGGTAAGGAGAATTGGTGGAGGAGTTTATGATGGTGGAGGATGGAAGAAGACATCAGATGGCGTAGCTGACAGCGTGTTTGAAGTGTCGATGGTGGAGGATCCGGTAAAGGTGGCCGCGGAAGTGAAGCTCTGCGGCAAAGGAGGCGGAGGCGCGAAGAGTTAGGGATTTTTTTTATGTTTTTTTTTGTTTTTTTTTTTTTACAATTAAAACAAATTTGGTTTAACGTGTAAACTGAATTTATTTGTAAAATGGTTATAATTAATAAATAAATTTTAAATTTTTGTTTCTAAATTAGTTTTTAATTTGATTTTAATTAATTATTTTTAATTAATTAATTTTTAATCAATTAATTTATTTAATTTTTAATTATAGTGTTATATCTATGTCATTTTAACAATTGTATAGAACCAATCGCTATCGATGTTTATTAACTATAGAATTCGAAAGATCCGCTATCAAAAGTGTCAGACCTATGATAACGGGCGCTGTCAGAGCGTTTTAAGAAATATTATTATATTAAACTCATAGCATTTAACGACGCTATTAATATCCAGATTTCCTGTAGTGATTTATTCCTACTAAAGAGTTCTGGTATTTCTAGTTATTTCTCGACTTCACCTTCTTAAGTAATACCAAGGGTTTGTCGTAAAAAAATAACATATATAATTGAAAATTTTACTCATTGACAATGGAGAAAATGATTTTTTTTTTCTCCTCCTCTTACTCATTTTTCTTTGCTCCTCTTCTCACCTTTCTGCTTAACGTCGATATGCATGTTTTCTGGTGGAGGTCTTGCCGTTGGGGTTCAAAATCTGCTCCAGGGGGAGATAGATCTGGCTTGCTGAGCTCTTCTTCTTCTAGAGCTTAGACGAGGCGTCGAGGGTTTTGCGGCCGAAGAAGTCAGCTTTTTAGGGCAAGGCTAAGGCGGATATAGTTTTCTCGTTGTAGATCTTTTCAGCGTTCTTAGCGGTGGAGGCACATGAGGTACATGACTGCCTCTCTGCTCTGGTTCATATTTTGTTGGTGTGCGAAGTCAATTATTCGGTGTGGAGTGGAGTGTGTAACTTTCTTTGTATCGAGGCTTGGTGTCCTGTCTTGGAAATAGGTCTAGATTAAGCTCAGGGGAGGCAGCAGATGTCTTGTTCTCTGTCGGCGCGTGCTTAGGGTATTGGCAGTTGTGTGATTGTTGTTTCCTTGGGGGTTTAGCGTGTGCAGTTTAGGTACTGTTGTACTGAGTTGTCGTTATGGTAGCTTATGTTTCAATGTCGAGGCTGCTCTCTGTTTTCTTGTTCCTCTCATGTCCTTCCATGTTTGAGAATCAAGATTGCTCTAGCCATTTTGCGAGTGGTTTTGAGTTTCTTTCAGTCATGCTTCATTGGTTTTCACTTCATCTCTCCAGTGTGGCCAGCCCTGAGGCGTAAAGATGACCGGTTTCAGGTTCTTTGGACCTTAGCAGAGAGCCTTAAATTGTGCTAGTTGGGTTCTGATTTCTGAAGATCTTGGTGTTTGATGTTGTCTCTACCGCATCCCATATTTGTTCTGAGGATGGATGGATGGATTTCGTTTGGTGGTTCCGAGATCATCCAGCATATTCAATCTTCACCTGCTGGTTTTCGAGGCCCTATGTATCATCACAGCCTCTCTTCCATTCGGGGTTTGCTCTTAATGTCATGAAGAAAGCGAGCTTGAAGCGATCATCTAAGACTAGCTACTCCGGCAATGACTCCAAAAGAACCGGCATCCGAAGCAATGAGTTAAACCTCACTTTTTAAGTGGTTATCATCGAAGACAGAAAACATTTAATGATACTTTAAGGATTTCAGAGCGCTCTAGCGAAACGTATCGGTATGGTGGGCAAACGAAGCTAGTATTGTAATGTTTGAATTAGAAAATTTTATTCAAATTAATACATGAATTTCTGTTTCTTTATACATATATATATATATATATATATACATGATTTTTATTTTTTTTTGGTGTAAGAAAATACGATGTCTTCAATGTTAGAACTTAGAATATTCCAAATTAAAACCAAGAAAAATACTACGGGCTCCAAGTTTATTATACGTCACTGAATAAATAAGGAAATTTTTTTTTTAAAGCAAAAAAATGATAACAATGTCTCTTTAAACTAATATCTATTTTGTGTCATTTTTGCCCATAACACCCTTTAATATTTTTGAAAATAAATTTAATAAATAGTTTTACAAAAAAAAAAAAAAAAATAGTAACTTTTGATAAAATACCAATATGAACTTTAGAGGTATTTTTTCAGATGTTTAAATCATAAATTTTAGATTATATTCTAAATAAAGTATAAATGACATTCTGCGAAGTAGAAAACAAAATCTACTTTTTTCATTGAATCTAAAATGTTTAGAATATGTGATCTACGTAAATAAGAGTATTCTAAAACTATTTAGAATACACATTCCGCGCTCAACCTACTGATCTAAAATCTTTAGAAATCAAAATCTACACATTAATATAAATCTACAACACGTAGAAACCGACTTCTACAGATTTACTGTAAATCTAAAACATGTAGAAATCAAAATCTGCATATTACTATAATTCTAAAAACCTGTAGAAATCGATTTGTACAAATTAGTTACGTTGTATTCTACAGATAAAAAATCAGTTCCTAAAAATATGGAAACAAAATATTTGGGAATATTCACTTTCATATTTTGAAAAAAAATCGATTTTTTTATAAAAAAACAAAAAAAACAAAAAAACAAAAAAAAATTACAACTTTAAGGGCAATAAATAATTAGTTAAGTCATAACCTTAAATGGTTGGTAGCCTCATAATAAGAATTAAATGTTTAAGCAATTATATATATCAAAAGCAGTTAAGATCCCAATATGGATTGAAGCTGCTGCATTTCAAAATACTCATCTCTATCGCATTGACCAAAAATTCGTCCGTACAACTCTTCATAATCATCCACTTCCAAATCCTGCATCCACCCCCTCCTCGGCGAGTCCAATGGAAATTCATTAATCGCCTGAATCTGATCCGGAGACAATCCGACCCGAGAATGTCCCTGACCCGACCCGAGATCTGCTTCAGTAGACGACACGCCCGGTTTAAACAGCAGTGCTGCCTCCTGAGCAGCAGCTTGAATGTGCTCGGAACTTGAGCTTTGCGGCTGAGGAAAACTGTCAGCAAGCTCCGGAAAGTTGACATGTGTCCCACGTCCTCGGAGGTGAATAGCCGCAACGTCGTAAGCAGCTGCGGCCATTTCGGCCGTCTCGTAGCTTCCGAGCCAAATACGGGTTTTCTTACCGGGTTCTCGGATTTCCGACACCCATTTTCCCCACTTCCTCTGGCGAACGCCTCTATAAGGCACTTGGTCAACAGAGAATCGTTGTTCTAGTTGACCAACATTTTTGTTTTCCATGTAACTAATACAAACGTGTTTAATACCTATGAGAGGGGTGTGTGTGTGTGTTTTGAAATGTGCTTAATTAGATCGAGGACAGAGTTATAGAGTCCGTGTTTAAGTGGAATCGTATATATAGACAGTAAAAGAAAAGAAATGAAATGATGGGATGGAAGTTTTGTGGAAGACTTTGTTTGGTTTCAGGTGAAGTGAGCTTCCCACGTAGTTACCTGTGGAGTGGGACTATGCTGTCATGCATGCATGTGTCTAATTCTACAGAATCGACGGGTTTCTATAATTTAAAAAGATGTTCTTTTGACATGAATAAACAAGTGCATTTTTCGAAAGCTGTTTTAAATAAATAAATAAGTGAATAAATAGGTGCATTTGCAGCTATAATCTCTGCTAAACATTATAGGATATTCAAAACAATTTATATTTTCATTGAAAATCAGTATTATTGCCATTTTATACAACTTGATTATATCATCCCAAACCATTTAATATTTAACACAAATATTAAAATAAATTAGAATATGTAACAATAAAAATATATTACAGGTAAAAATCATATTAGCCATTTATATATATATATATATATATTTAACAGAATATATTAAAATATGTTTTTCAAACATTTTTCAAAAATTGTTTGGTTTTCGATGCGGATTGGGTTTGATATTGGTTTTCAGTTATAACACTTGAAAAACCGTTCAAGTATATAGGTCTGGTCTAATAGATTATGAGACTTTGATTTTCAGGTCAATTCCAAGTCAAGTTTTTAAGGTATGAATATTCTTGACTAATTATGTTAGATAACTATTAAGAAAATATAATATGTTACAAAGTTTAAGAATAAATATTAAAAATAAGTTTTGAAATGCATATAGTACAAATGTATAGTTTTGCAACTTGACATATTTAATATAGTTACCAAAAGTTATATTAACTTAGATATGATTACAGAAAAACACAAATATAAAAATTAAAAGCAAAAATAATATACTCGCCATTTGAAAGTGCGCATCAGAATCTAGTATTCATATAATTTAGCATTATTTATTTATAGTTATATTTTCAGATATTTATATAATTTGAGATTTATTTTTTAAAAGAAAATCAATAGTTACATATCTTTAATAACAAAATTATACATGAAAAAAAGAAAAAGAAAAATGCATACATGGTTTTCTCAACAAAAACATACATGATCTTCAAATAGCCGGAAACGACTTCGTAAGGATCTAATTTTACTATCCTTGCTGGCAGTTATACGATTATTGATTATTTTTTCTTAGTCAGTTTAGTAGATTGTGTTTTTTTGGTAAACTTTTTAGACCAAATGCAAAGAAAGTTTATTAATTGGTTCGTACGTCTTTCTTTTTTTTTGACAAAAACTTAATTATACTTCTTTCTTACATTTTAAAATACTTATAAGTTATAACATTGATTTTAAATTAAGGTTTCGATTGGCAATGTTGTACAGCCAATTATGTTAATGCCACCGATTTTTAAAAATAATATAAAACATTTTTTTTTCTTTTATATCTCCCCGCTGCTGTTTATACGGACAACATCGCTGCTTTTTTTTTTATATTTAGAATTGTGAGCACATCCTTTATATACTAAAAGATAAACACGGTAATAAATGCGTTCACATTATAATAGACATAAGACAGTTTAATAGCGATTTGAGAATTAGTATGTTGATGTATCACGTGTAGAAAGCTTCTTAGCTAAACTCTATATAAATGTGTCAACACTATATACATTATGTTTTTTTAATATAAAACTCACATGTAGGATTCAAATAAAATTTACGTTATCCGGAATTTTCGGTTCGAATCAAAATGGATAACAAATCAAAAACCAATTATATATATAATATTATTTTTATTGTTTACGGATTGAGCTGGGCAAAGTATTCATAAATTTTGATTCAATTTGTTATTTGTTTTGATTCGAATCGAAAAATCTGGATATTCGTAACTCTACGAAGCAAAAAAAAAAACTAAAATGCAATATTTGTAAAAAAAAAGTAAATCACAAATACTAATATTATTAGGAACGAATATCCAATTCAATCCGCTATATACATATAAATACATATATTTAAAGAATTATATATATAAGTTATATATTATAGTTTATATAAGTTTTACAACATTTGAATTTATTATATTAGGCATTCAAATTTAAAAGGTTAAATAATGTTTTATTTTTGTAGTAAAATATTATTATTTTTAGATTTCTTCATTTATTTTAAAAAAAATTATTTTGCTTACAGATCAAATCGGATATCCTTTAAAATTCTAAAAAATTTCGGATATCCGAGACACTAAATATCCATGTGGCTAAGGATCAAATCGACACAAATGCCTCCAAATACCCGGAAATTCGATCCTTGCCCACCCCTATTGATGGATAAAATTTGATTTTCTTAATATAAAATTTATTTTACTAATGTCTAGGTATATTTCATTTTTAATTCATTTTCTTTTAAGAATTTTATATGTCATGTGTTATTTTGAACAAAAATATCATTTAATATTAATTAACATAATTTTTATATATTTATCCACCACCTTTATATACTTTTACATACACATACATGTGGACTTTGACGTAAATACCTTATAACTAAATATTCACCACAACTGAAGTATCTAATTTTCTTGGAAGTTGAAATATTATTTTTCTTAATGCTTTTGTCACTATCAACTATTATCCGTTTAGAAGCTACAATAAGAAACCATAGGTTTGACATTAAAACTATCTAAAATTCAGAACATGAAAGCAAACAAATAATAGTAACTTTTTGTCATCACCAGAAAAACCAAAAACATAAAACATTTCAACTGAACAAACCAAAATAAATATTGATTTAGAATGATTGTTATATTTTAGGAGATTCAATCTAACTTAAAACCAAACCAATATCCAACTTAACCAGATTTACTGTCTCTTTATTAAAAAAATAATGAATTTAATAATCATATTCCACGTAAGACGCAGATTATTACCTAGTATTTATTATTTCTAAATATATGATTTTCTAAAGTTCAGTACTAATCAAGTAATCATACAGAATATTAAATGGTTTTGATAAGAAAAAATAGGTACTTATTATTTAGATAGTCTTATTCTATAAATCTGTTGTCCAATAATTCCTTTTTATTATTTTGATATCACCAAGTAAATCGTTTAAGTAAATGTAATCATTTACTATTTGAAATGCTGATTACAGTAATTGTTCTCTACTTTTCTATGTGTAGGTTTGAACTTTCAAGTACGCGTTGGTTTAATTCGTAGTCTCTCGAATCTTGATTATCCCATAAAACAGCATAACACGATTTTTGAACATATGTCCAAGAGTCAAGATGTAGAAAAAAAGGAGCACGAGACCAGACAGAAGTGTGATGATGACATTTACTCTAAAAGAATATGAAATCTGTATCTACCCATAGACTATCAAGTTGACCAAATTAGTGTAGAGTTCGTTACGAA
Coding sequences within:
- the LOC106293993 gene encoding ethylene-responsive transcription factor ERF022-like, whose amino-acid sequence is MENKNVGQLEQRFSVDQVPYRGVRQRKWGKWVSEIREPGKKTRIWLGSYETAEMAAAAYDVAAIHLRGRGTHVNFPELADSFPQPQSSSSEHIQAAAQEAALLFKPGVSSTEADLGSGQGHSRVGLSPDQIQAINEFPLDSPRRGWMQDLEVDDYEELYGRIFGQCDRDEYFEMQQLQSILGS